Proteins from a genomic interval of Acetobacterium woodii DSM 1030:
- a CDS encoding Tex family protein translates to MESIINQLANEFSIRPQQVEDTLNLIDGGNTIPFIARYRKEVTGNLSDALLRDLDVRLTYLRKLEKRKEEVTGSIAEQGKLTPELQAAIAQSLTLQEVEDHYLPYKQKKKTRASVAREKGLEPLALQILEQKLSEAELEHEALKYLDAEKEIETVEKALQFAMDIIAEIISDNGTYRAVIRKSTYDKGQIKASVVKGKEEENPELEMYFDHSETIKGIKDHRILALNRGEKKKALAVKIVAPTEEIESYLKKELLTEHPSKYLLNVLADSYTRLIAPAIEREIRTALKERAEEGAIKMFALNLKKLLLQPPFKEKVTMGFDPAFRTGCKIAVLDKVGKLLDYTTIYPTFGKGQAEKAEKEFIELIERYQIDIIAIGNGTASRESEQFVAETIKKTTVPVQYIVVNEAGASVYSASELGTEEYPDINVSIRGAISIGGRLQDPLSELVKIDPKHIGVGQYQHDVNQKELERVLEATVEDAVNNVGVNVNRASVALLKYVAGVNKTIANNIMDYRNSVGPLKNRKELMKVKGLGAKAYEQCAGFLRIDDGDNILDNTGVHPEAYKSVEKLLKLKGIQKEKLGTKEQLNLFNEMNYSELAQQLEIGIPTLYDIIKELKKPGRDPRENAPKPHLRSDVLSMSDLEVGMELTGTVRNVIDFGAFVDIGVHQDGLVHISQITDRYIKHPSEAVSLGDVVTVRVLSVDMKRKRISLTMII, encoded by the coding sequence GTGGAATCGATAATTAATCAACTAGCCAATGAATTTTCAATACGCCCCCAGCAGGTGGAAGATACCCTTAATTTAATCGATGGTGGGAACACCATCCCTTTTATCGCGCGTTACCGAAAAGAGGTAACCGGGAATTTAAGTGATGCTTTATTAAGAGATTTGGATGTGCGTTTAACATATTTAAGAAAATTAGAAAAACGAAAAGAAGAAGTCACCGGAAGCATTGCAGAACAAGGGAAACTGACACCAGAGCTTCAAGCGGCAATTGCTCAAAGCTTAACTTTGCAGGAAGTGGAAGACCACTATTTACCATATAAACAAAAGAAAAAAACCCGTGCTTCAGTTGCTCGGGAAAAAGGTTTGGAACCGCTGGCACTGCAGATTCTCGAACAAAAACTCAGTGAAGCCGAACTGGAACACGAAGCGCTTAAGTATCTTGATGCTGAAAAAGAAATTGAGACGGTTGAAAAAGCGCTCCAGTTCGCGATGGATATTATCGCCGAAATCATTTCCGATAATGGAACCTATCGAGCCGTTATTCGCAAAAGCACCTATGATAAAGGTCAGATTAAAGCGTCCGTGGTGAAGGGCAAAGAAGAGGAAAATCCCGAACTGGAGATGTATTTTGATCATAGTGAAACCATTAAAGGGATCAAAGATCATCGAATTTTAGCGCTTAACCGGGGCGAAAAGAAAAAAGCCCTGGCGGTTAAAATCGTGGCTCCGACGGAAGAAATCGAAAGTTATTTAAAAAAGGAATTATTAACAGAGCACCCTTCAAAATATTTATTAAACGTGCTGGCAGATAGCTACACACGGTTGATTGCGCCGGCGATTGAACGGGAAATCAGAACGGCGTTAAAGGAACGGGCCGAAGAAGGGGCGATCAAAATGTTTGCCTTAAATCTCAAAAAACTGTTGCTTCAACCGCCCTTTAAAGAAAAGGTGACGATGGGATTTGACCCGGCTTTTAGAACCGGCTGTAAAATTGCTGTTTTGGATAAAGTGGGAAAACTTTTAGATTATACCACGATTTATCCAACCTTTGGTAAGGGCCAGGCCGAAAAAGCCGAAAAAGAGTTCATCGAGTTGATTGAACGTTATCAGATTGATATCATTGCGATCGGAAATGGGACCGCATCCCGAGAATCGGAACAATTTGTGGCCGAAACGATTAAAAAAACGACGGTACCGGTTCAATATATTGTGGTCAACGAAGCAGGGGCTTCGGTTTATTCGGCCTCGGAACTGGGAACCGAAGAATATCCGGATATTAATGTCTCTATTCGTGGGGCTATTTCAATTGGGGGACGACTTCAGGACCCACTTTCGGAACTGGTTAAAATTGATCCTAAACATATCGGAGTTGGTCAGTATCAACACGATGTTAATCAAAAAGAACTGGAGCGGGTTCTTGAAGCGACGGTGGAAGATGCCGTTAATAATGTTGGCGTAAATGTCAACCGGGCATCGGTGGCATTGTTAAAATATGTTGCCGGCGTTAATAAAACCATTGCCAATAATATTATGGATTACCGCAACAGTGTCGGGCCGCTTAAAAACCGTAAAGAATTAATGAAGGTAAAAGGTTTGGGTGCTAAAGCGTATGAACAATGTGCCGGATTTTTACGGATTGATGATGGCGATAATATTCTCGATAATACCGGGGTTCATCCGGAAGCCTACAAAAGTGTCGAAAAGCTGTTAAAACTCAAAGGCATTCAAAAAGAAAAACTGGGTACTAAAGAGCAACTGAATCTGTTTAATGAGATGAACTATTCAGAACTGGCACAACAATTGGAAATTGGCATTCCGACCCTTTATGATATCATTAAAGAATTAAAAAAACCGGGCCGCGATCCCCGGGAAAATGCCCCTAAACCACATCTGCGATCGGATGTTTTGTCAATGAGCGATCTGGAAGTAGGGATGGAACTCACCGGCACGGTCAGAAACGTCATCGATTTTGGCGCCTTTGTGGATATTGGCGTCCATCAGGATGGTCTGGTTCATATTTCTCAGATAACGGATCGTTATATTAAACACCCCTCGGAGGCGGTTTCTCTCGGCGATGTGGTAACGGTTAGGGTATTGTCAGTTGATATGAAACGAAAACGAATTAGTTTAACCATGATTATTTAA
- a CDS encoding CarD family transcriptional regulator — protein sequence MYKIGDKIVYPMHGAGVIEAIEEREIFEETKPYYIMQIVSEGLQILIPVDKVDDIGVRTIVTQPVIDEMIESLKLPMDEMEKNWNRRYREHLERLKTGDIFEVAKVVKNLILLDRLKGLSTGEKKMLNNARNFIVSEMVLIQKKDKEEILDLINSSVHSEA from the coding sequence ATGTATAAAATTGGGGATAAGATTGTTTATCCAATGCATGGAGCAGGTGTTATTGAAGCTATTGAAGAACGAGAAATATTCGAAGAAACAAAACCTTATTACATTATGCAGATCGTATCTGAAGGTTTACAAATTTTGATTCCCGTTGATAAAGTCGATGATATTGGGGTCAGAACCATTGTCACCCAGCCGGTAATTGATGAGATGATCGAATCACTCAAATTGCCAATGGATGAAATGGAAAAGAACTGGAATCGACGGTATCGGGAACATTTGGAACGCTTAAAAACCGGGGATATTTTTGAAGTAGCAAAGGTTGTCAAAAATTTAATTTTATTAGATCGTTTAAAAGGTCTTTCAACAGGTGAAAAAAAAATGTTGAATAATGCCAGAAATTTCATTGTCAGTGAGATGGTATTGATTCAAAAAAAAGATAAAGAAGAAATATTAGATTTGATTAATAGTTCAGTACATAGCGAGGCGTGA
- a CDS encoding PIN/TRAM domain-containing protein: MIQKILRVSFGIVGILVGMALANMLLTNTWILRTLQINLSPELEFVFYGALIVLFGLIFFILFPLMLKGVKKLTKVVEASMENVRLIDVGLGIGGLVIGLVIAMLISFAFTQIPIPWIGGILTISIYIVLGYIGFSLPIKKREDIIQAFQNNKREKEANVPVGQKRAAKKKNAAIPKLLDTSVIIDGRIFDICKTGFIEGPLVIPVFVLNELQLISDSSDELKRNRGRRGLDILNKIQTDLEIEVQVTEEDFEDTHEVDSKLVKLAKATKGKILTNDYNLNKVATVQGVDVLNINELANAVKPIVLPGEEMKVLLVKGGKENGQAVAYLDDGTMIVVENGRKYIGTTTTVLVTSILQTAAGRMIFAKPKK; the protein is encoded by the coding sequence ATGATACAAAAGATACTTCGAGTATCATTTGGAATTGTCGGAATCCTGGTCGGAATGGCATTGGCAAATATGTTATTGACAAATACCTGGATTTTGAGAACATTGCAGATTAATCTCAGCCCAGAATTGGAATTCGTATTTTATGGGGCATTGATTGTTTTATTCGGACTTATTTTTTTCATTCTATTTCCATTGATGCTTAAAGGCGTAAAAAAGTTAACCAAAGTTGTTGAAGCCAGCATGGAGAATGTGCGGTTAATCGATGTTGGCTTGGGGATCGGAGGATTAGTTATCGGTTTGGTGATTGCGATGCTTATCAGCTTTGCGTTTACACAAATTCCGATTCCCTGGATTGGCGGAATTCTAACGATTAGTATTTACATTGTTTTGGGATACATCGGCTTTTCGCTGCCAATCAAAAAACGCGAAGATATTATTCAGGCCTTTCAGAATAACAAACGGGAAAAAGAAGCGAATGTGCCGGTGGGGCAAAAGCGAGCGGCCAAAAAGAAGAACGCCGCTATTCCTAAATTATTAGATACCAGTGTAATTATCGATGGACGAATTTTTGATATCTGCAAAACGGGTTTTATTGAAGGCCCGTTAGTTATTCCAGTCTTTGTCCTTAATGAACTTCAGTTGATTTCTGATTCATCAGATGAATTAAAAAGAAATCGCGGCCGTCGCGGATTGGATATTTTAAACAAAATTCAAACCGACTTGGAGATTGAAGTCCAAGTTACCGAAGAAGATTTTGAAGATACCCATGAAGTTGATTCAAAATTAGTGAAACTCGCAAAAGCGACCAAGGGAAAAATTTTGACCAACGATTATAATCTTAATAAAGTGGCAACGGTTCAAGGGGTCGACGTTCTTAATATTAATGAATTGGCGAATGCAGTTAAACCGATTGTTTTACCGGGAGAAGAGATGAAAGTGCTCCTCGTAAAAGGTGGTAAAGAAAACGGTCAAGCGGTTGCTTATCTGGATGATGGGACGATGATCGTAGTCGAAAATGGTCGAAAATATATAGGCACGACCACAACGGTTTTAGTGACCAGTATTTTACAAACCGCGGCCGGACGTATGATCTTTGCGAAACCCAAAAAATAG
- a CDS encoding RsmF rRNA methyltransferase first C-terminal domain-containing protein, producing the protein MELPEAFKEKMKNLMGSAYESLLDSYDQPESKGIRTNTLKLKPAELVKILPFKTQDVKWCEAGFYIDHEVRPGKNPYYYAGLYYVQEPTAMATVEVLDPQPGEWVLDLCAAPGGKSTQIGAKLQGQGILVANELVNSRAGILSSNIERMGIANAIVTNEFPERLVDSFHESFDKIVVDAPCSGEGMFRKDPGALADWSLERVDRCVGKQEKILESAHRLLKPGGVLVYSTCTFSPEENEQMIESFIAKYPYTLADMKLSGITDHGRVEWTRQNEKAIEKSLRIMPMNVNGEGHFIAKLIKSETASELRTAKPGYPKSRLKKASQTELIDYQNFVKNNLEPGFYKKFENRLYLLGEHLYALPEGIDLEKIANLKLLRTGLHLGTFKKNRFEPSYALAMTLALAEAKNVCDLKDEAQAYQYLKGEALNMGTQKGWILVGFNGFPLGFGKASEGLIKNHYPKGLRIRKK; encoded by the coding sequence ATGGAATTACCAGAAGCATTTAAAGAAAAAATGAAAAACCTTATGGGCAGTGCCTATGAGAGCCTGCTCGATTCCTATGATCAGCCGGAAAGCAAAGGAATCCGAACCAATACACTGAAGTTGAAACCGGCAGAATTAGTTAAAATATTGCCTTTTAAGACTCAGGATGTGAAGTGGTGCGAAGCGGGATTTTATATTGATCATGAGGTTCGACCGGGAAAAAACCCTTATTATTACGCCGGACTTTATTATGTTCAGGAGCCGACCGCAATGGCGACGGTGGAGGTGCTCGATCCCCAACCGGGAGAATGGGTACTTGATCTTTGTGCTGCACCGGGTGGCAAATCGACACAAATTGGGGCAAAACTTCAAGGTCAGGGGATTTTAGTGGCTAACGAGCTGGTTAATTCCCGAGCGGGTATTTTATCCAGTAATATCGAGCGGATGGGGATTGCAAATGCGATCGTCACAAATGAATTTCCCGAACGGCTGGTCGATTCGTTTCATGAAAGTTTTGATAAAATTGTCGTCGACGCACCCTGTTCCGGGGAAGGTATGTTTCGCAAAGATCCGGGGGCATTGGCTGATTGGAGTCTGGAGCGGGTTGATCGCTGTGTCGGTAAACAGGAAAAGATCCTGGAAAGTGCCCATCGACTATTAAAACCCGGAGGAGTTTTGGTTTATTCAACTTGTACTTTCTCGCCGGAAGAAAACGAACAAATGATTGAATCCTTCATTGCCAAATATCCCTATACGTTGGCAGATATGAAGTTATCGGGGATTACTGATCATGGACGGGTGGAGTGGACGCGACAGAATGAAAAGGCGATCGAAAAAAGCTTGCGAATTATGCCCATGAACGTTAACGGTGAAGGTCATTTTATTGCCAAGCTGATTAAATCAGAAACAGCATCAGAGCTGCGTACCGCTAAACCGGGGTATCCCAAATCGCGCTTGAAAAAGGCCAGCCAAACCGAATTGATTGATTATCAAAATTTTGTCAAGAATAATCTGGAACCCGGTTTTTATAAAAAATTTGAAAACCGACTTTATCTTTTAGGGGAGCATCTCTATGCGCTTCCCGAAGGGATTGATTTGGAAAAAATAGCTAATTTAAAATTGCTCAGAACAGGTTTGCATCTGGGGACCTTTAAAAAAAATCGTTTTGAACCGAGTTATGCTTTAGCCATGACTCTGGCGTTGGCAGAAGCAAAAAATGTCTGTGACCTTAAAGATGAAGCACAGGCCTACCAGTATTTAAAAGGCGAAGCGTTAAATATGGGAACTCAAAAAGGCTGGATTCTGGTTGGATTTAATGGTTTCCCGTTGGGATTTGGAAAAGCAAGTGAAGGATTGATAAAAAACCACTATCCGAAAGGACTGAGAATCCGCAAAAAATAG
- a CDS encoding DapH/DapD/GlmU-related protein: protein MAKQRNERWIHPSAVIAEAVMIGAETVIGAGVIIGTGVIIGSNCTIGSGVIIEEKTQIGNHCFLEPGAIIGKQVTVGENSKIGMGARITNGVTIGADAVVKIGEIVLKDMVYKMVFKRGAWIYREDSLGDKNEKRGDEI, encoded by the coding sequence ATGGCTAAGCAGAGAAATGAAAGATGGATACACCCCAGTGCAGTGATTGCCGAAGCGGTGATGATCGGAGCGGAAACGGTAATCGGGGCCGGCGTGATCATTGGAACCGGGGTGATTATCGGTTCCAATTGTACGATTGGTAGCGGAGTGATCATTGAAGAAAAAACGCAAATCGGCAACCATTGTTTTTTAGAACCGGGGGCGATCATTGGAAAACAAGTGACGGTGGGTGAAAACTCAAAAATCGGCATGGGCGCCCGGATTACCAATGGCGTTACGATTGGAGCCGATGCGGTTGTTAAAATCGGCGAAATAGTTTTAAAAGACATGGTTTACAAAATGGTGTTTAAACGCGGCGCCTGGATTTACCGGGAGGACAGTTTGGGTGATAAAAACGAAAAACGAGGGGATGAAATATGA
- a CDS encoding DUF523 domain-containing protein — MNQKDFICLKEALEKKKKILVSSCLLGMKINYEGKAHPIDQLRQLFLQGQAIPICPEVLANLPIPRDPAEIVMVNGERKVYNKKELDVTEDYRLGAQRTLDTARTSGAKLAIMKSNSPSCGCGKIYDGTFGKNLIDGDGITVALLKENGVRVITEADFLACLK; from the coding sequence ATGAATCAGAAAGATTTTATTTGTTTAAAAGAGGCCTTAGAAAAGAAAAAAAAGATTTTAGTTTCGAGCTGTTTGTTGGGAATGAAGATAAATTATGAAGGCAAAGCACACCCAATCGATCAATTGCGGCAGCTTTTTCTGCAGGGACAAGCCATTCCGATTTGTCCCGAAGTGTTGGCAAACCTGCCAATTCCCAGAGATCCGGCCGAAATAGTAATGGTCAATGGGGAACGGAAAGTGTATAATAAAAAAGAACTTGATGTGACTGAAGATTATCGGTTAGGCGCGCAGCGAACCTTGGACACAGCGCGAACATCAGGGGCGAAGCTTGCAATTATGAAAAGCAACAGTCCTTCTTGTGGCTGTGGTAAAATTTATGACGGAACCTTTGGCAAAAATTTAATTGATGGCGACGGGATTACGGTGGCATTATTAAAAGAAAATGGTGTTCGGGTAATAACCGAAGCAGATTTTCTGGCTTGCCTAAAATAA
- a CDS encoding D-alanine--D-alanine ligase: protein MKNKLNIGVVFGGQSGEHEVSRVSAYNVLGVIDRDKYNIITIGISKKGKWFLFSGDSEKIKDGSWEQDQKNLIADFSIFSHQEISKIDIFFPVLHGPMGEDGTIQGVFEMLNKPYVGCGVLSSAVGMDKVFSKIMFESVGIPTGKYIYFRENDWKNDQATQLAGIEAALGYPVFVKPANMGSSVGISKAHDRDELILAINEAFIYDNKLILEAFIKGREIECAVLQVGDTVRASIPGEVIPSKEFYDYEAKYSATEDSKVVIPADLSQEVTEKIRNYAIKAFEAIEGSGLSRVDFFVTEDEVLINEVNTLPGFTNISMYPKMWEATGIGYKELVDTIIASAQRKRVTVS from the coding sequence ATGAAAAATAAACTCAATATCGGCGTTGTTTTTGGAGGACAATCTGGAGAACACGAAGTTTCCAGGGTTTCAGCCTACAATGTTTTGGGGGTTATTGATCGTGACAAATACAATATTATAACCATTGGAATATCGAAAAAAGGGAAATGGTTTTTATTTTCCGGCGATTCTGAAAAAATTAAAGATGGCTCATGGGAACAGGATCAGAAGAATCTGATTGCTGATTTTTCAATTTTTTCACATCAGGAAATTTCGAAAATTGACATATTTTTTCCCGTTCTTCATGGTCCGATGGGTGAAGATGGCACCATTCAAGGGGTCTTTGAAATGCTTAACAAACCCTATGTTGGCTGCGGGGTATTAAGTTCGGCAGTGGGAATGGATAAGGTTTTTTCGAAGATCATGTTCGAAAGTGTCGGAATTCCGACCGGAAAATATATTTATTTTAGAGAAAATGATTGGAAAAATGATCAGGCGACCCAGCTTGCGGGAATTGAAGCAGCGTTAGGTTATCCCGTTTTTGTTAAACCGGCAAATATGGGGTCGAGTGTCGGAATTAGTAAAGCCCATGATCGGGACGAGCTCATTCTGGCGATAAACGAAGCATTTATTTATGATAATAAATTAATTCTGGAAGCGTTTATAAAAGGCCGTGAAATTGAATGTGCGGTGCTTCAAGTTGGCGATACCGTGCGGGCTTCGATTCCGGGTGAAGTCATTCCTTCGAAAGAGTTTTATGACTACGAAGCAAAATATTCGGCAACCGAAGATTCCAAGGTCGTGATTCCGGCTGATTTGTCTCAAGAAGTTACCGAAAAAATTAGAAATTACGCCATTAAAGCTTTTGAAGCCATTGAAGGATCGGGTTTATCGCGGGTAGATTTTTTTGTAACCGAAGATGAAGTGTTAATCAATGAAGTCAATACTTTACCGGGATTTACAAATATAAGTATGTATCCCAAAATGTGGGAAGCGACCGGAATTGGGTATAAAGAACTTGTCGATACGATTATTGCATCAGCGCAACGAAAACGCGTTACCGTTAGTTAG
- a CDS encoding DUF1934 domain-containing protein yields the protein MTEERKKVWLSISGTVKNQEEKDTLEFLTEGALYKEANQSCVTYEESEVSGMEGTITTVCVNAQKVSVIRLGTTNSIMEFERGKRNLTWYSTPYGDVTMGILTKDVFVNYNDEKEPTKVSIDYNIEIEGVTNSQNVLNIKITQ from the coding sequence ATGACTGAAGAAAGAAAAAAAGTATGGTTATCCATTTCGGGAACCGTTAAGAATCAAGAAGAAAAAGATACCTTAGAATTTCTTACTGAAGGAGCCTTATACAAAGAAGCGAATCAGTCCTGTGTGACTTACGAAGAATCGGAAGTTTCAGGAATGGAAGGAACGATTACGACTGTTTGTGTGAACGCTCAAAAAGTGTCAGTCATTCGTTTAGGAACGACCAACTCGATTATGGAATTTGAACGAGGCAAAAGGAATCTTACTTGGTATTCAACACCATATGGCGATGTGACAATGGGGATTTTGACGAAAGACGTATTTGTAAACTATAACGATGAAAAAGAACCAACGAAGGTTTCGATTGACTACAACATTGAAATTGAAGGTGTGACGAATTCTCAGAATGTTCTGAACATAAAGATCACCCAATAA
- the argS gene encoding arginine--tRNA ligase — protein sequence MYIREQITEQIKNIIGEALNQVQATGALNIETRPDLFLEIPREKEHGEYSTNIAMQLPKQTKKAPRFIAETLVAHMKTDDSYLEAIEIAGPGFINFKLKKEWHYEVLKEVAELKADYGRNQKNSGKKFNLEFISANPTGPMHMGNARGGAIGDILAAVAEWTGYDVTREFYINDAGNQIVKFGDSLDARYRQLMGEDISFPEDGYQGEDITEHMKIFIAENGDVHRAMTPEERKPLLIDYALNKNLKQMRSDLAAYGIHYDVWFSEQSLYDSGAIKKTIELLEKGGFTYEQEGALWFKATSFGSEKDDVLIRANGLPTYFMADIAYHMDKFINRKFDRCINVWGADHHGHVARLKGALTAVGIDAQNFDVVIMQLVRLLRNGEVARMSKRQGKAIALTDLIDEVGVDATRFFFNLRSPDSHFDFDLGLAIEQSNDNPVFYVQYAHARICSIIRQMTEELDQTIALDYNRLIEKEELNLMEIIANFPDEILMAEDKLDPSRITRYTIDLAAAFHSFYNACHVRVEDKALMKARVALIEATQQVIQNALGILGVSAPERM from the coding sequence ATGTATATACGTGAACAGATTACCGAACAGATAAAAAATATCATTGGCGAGGCCCTGAATCAGGTTCAGGCGACCGGAGCATTAAACATTGAAACCAGACCCGACCTTTTTTTGGAAATTCCAAGAGAAAAAGAACATGGCGAGTATTCAACGAATATTGCCATGCAACTGCCCAAACAAACTAAAAAAGCGCCGCGATTTATTGCCGAAACATTAGTTGCCCATATGAAAACGGACGATTCTTATCTCGAGGCAATTGAAATAGCCGGGCCCGGTTTCATTAATTTTAAATTAAAAAAAGAGTGGCATTATGAGGTTTTAAAAGAAGTGGCCGAGCTGAAAGCCGATTATGGTCGGAATCAAAAAAACAGCGGCAAAAAATTCAATCTGGAATTTATTTCGGCCAATCCAACGGGGCCGATGCATATGGGAAATGCCAGAGGTGGTGCAATTGGGGATATCTTAGCAGCGGTAGCTGAATGGACGGGTTACGATGTTACCCGGGAGTTTTATATTAATGATGCGGGCAACCAGATTGTCAAGTTTGGAGATTCTCTGGATGCCCGTTACCGTCAACTCATGGGCGAAGACATCTCTTTTCCGGAAGATGGTTATCAAGGTGAAGACATTACCGAACATATGAAAATATTCATTGCCGAAAACGGCGATGTCCACCGAGCAATGACACCCGAGGAACGTAAACCGCTGTTAATTGATTATGCGCTTAATAAAAATCTCAAACAAATGCGCAGTGACTTGGCGGCGTATGGGATCCATTATGATGTATGGTTTTCAGAACAAAGTCTTTACGATAGCGGGGCTATTAAAAAGACCATTGAGCTGTTAGAAAAAGGCGGTTTTACCTATGAACAGGAGGGGGCTTTGTGGTTTAAGGCAACTTCGTTTGGATCGGAGAAGGATGATGTGTTAATCCGGGCGAATGGTTTGCCCACCTATTTTATGGCCGATATTGCCTATCATATGGATAAGTTTATTAACCGTAAATTTGATCGTTGCATCAATGTCTGGGGCGCTGATCACCATGGTCATGTGGCTCGACTTAAAGGAGCCTTGACAGCGGTGGGAATTGATGCCCAAAATTTTGACGTGGTGATTATGCAATTAGTCAGACTGTTGCGAAATGGCGAAGTCGCAAGAATGTCGAAACGTCAGGGAAAAGCTATCGCGTTAACGGATCTGATTGATGAAGTGGGTGTTGACGCGACCCGATTTTTCTTTAATTTGCGTTCGCCGGATAGCCATTTTGATTTTGATCTGGGTTTAGCCATTGAACAGTCAAACGATAACCCGGTGTTTTATGTTCAGTACGCGCATGCTCGAATTTGCAGCATTATTCGTCAGATGACGGAAGAATTGGATCAAACAATCGCTTTGGACTACAACCGACTAATTGAAAAAGAAGAATTAAATCTGATGGAAATTATTGCTAATTTTCCTGACGAAATTCTGATGGCCGAAGATAAATTGGACCCCAGTCGAATTACCAGATATACGATTGATCTGGCGGCGGCTTTCCATAGCTTTTATAATGCCTGTCATGTCCGTGTTGAGGATAAGGCTTTAATGAAAGCCCGGGTGGCATTGATTGAAGCAACTCAGCAAGTTATTCAGAACGCTTTGGGTATTTTAGGAGTATCGGCTCCGGAAAGAATGTAA
- a CDS encoding tRNA threonylcarbamoyladenosine dehydratase → MKTETGIFDRTEKLIGKSGLEILKNARVILFGVGGVGSFVAEALIRSGVGFLTIVDKDTIDPSNLNRQIMANVKTVGMKKVDVMARRLMSINPLSIVHPMYKCYMPENAHEFHLQDYDYVIDAVDMVTAKIDLVVRSQDNKVPIISCMGTGNKMDASRFNITDIYETSVCPLAKVMRKELRERGIKSLKVLYSTEAPMIRESPPGSIAFVPSVAGLLIAGEVVRDLLAANNTEHHN, encoded by the coding sequence ATGAAAACTGAAACAGGGATTTTTGACCGGACTGAAAAACTTATTGGAAAATCTGGTTTAGAGATTCTTAAGAATGCCAGAGTAATCTTATTTGGGGTTGGCGGAGTAGGGTCATTTGTGGCAGAGGCGTTAATTAGAAGTGGGGTTGGGTTCTTAACGATTGTCGATAAAGATACGATTGATCCCAGTAATTTGAATCGTCAGATTATGGCTAACGTAAAAACCGTCGGGATGAAAAAAGTAGACGTGATGGCCAGACGGCTGATGAGCATTAATCCACTTTCAATTGTACACCCCATGTATAAGTGTTATATGCCCGAAAATGCGCATGAGTTTCATCTTCAGGATTATGACTATGTTATTGATGCGGTAGATATGGTGACGGCAAAAATCGACTTGGTGGTTAGAAGTCAGGATAACAAGGTACCAATTATCAGTTGTATGGGAACCGGAAATAAAATGGATGCCAGCCGTTTTAATATTACTGATATTTATGAAACTTCGGTATGTCCGCTGGCAAAAGTCATGCGTAAAGAATTGCGGGAACGCGGGATCAAGTCGCTTAAAGTTCTTTATTCAACGGAAGCGCCAATGATTCGCGAAAGCCCACCGGGGAGTATCGCTTTTGTGCCATCAGTAGCAGGTCTTTTGATTGCCGGAGAAGTGGTTCGGGATCTTCTGGCAGCTAACAATACCGAGCATCATAACTGA
- the ispF gene encoding 2-C-methyl-D-erythritol 2,4-cyclodiphosphate synthase translates to MRIGIGYDVHRLVENRSLILGGVKIDHALGLLGHSDADVLVHAIMDALLGALALGDIGQHFPDTDPAYKDCDSLVLLKKVGELVANKGYRINNIDSTIIAQAPKLKPYIGMMVANIEKTLALSAECVSVKATTEEGLGFTGSEQGIAANAVVSLLKGEITK, encoded by the coding sequence ATACGGATAGGAATAGGCTACGATGTCCATCGTTTAGTTGAAAATCGATCACTCATTTTAGGCGGTGTAAAAATAGACCATGCTTTGGGTCTCCTCGGACATTCAGACGCCGATGTTTTGGTGCACGCAATTATGGATGCGTTGTTAGGGGCGTTGGCGTTAGGGGATATTGGCCAACATTTTCCCGATACCGATCCCGCATATAAAGATTGTGATAGCCTGGTGCTGTTAAAAAAAGTCGGCGAGTTGGTGGCCAATAAAGGTTATCGGATTAATAACATTGATTCAACAATCATTGCCCAGGCACCAAAGCTCAAACCCTATATTGGAATGATGGTGGCAAATATTGAAAAAACGCTGGCTTTAAGTGCCGAGTGCGTCAGTGTGAAAGCCACAACCGAAGAAGGGCTAGGTTTTACCGGGAGTGAACAGGGGATTGCGGCGAACGCCGTAGTGAGTCTTTTGAAAGGAGAAATAACAAAATGA